Proteins encoded within one genomic window of Candidatus Methylacidiphilales bacterium:
- a CDS encoding alpha-amylase family protein translates to MRIDCRSRQVHLDFHTSPLIGQIGSEFDAAEFVETFRRAHVNSVTIFARCHHGFCYYPSQVAPIHPGLRGRDLLGEMIEALHKADIRCPVYTTVGWDEESARLFPAWRMLQADGIFARCANPDPQLPTQPGGWHFLDWLHPDYQDYLEAHTRELCHLYDIDGLFYDIVMFSPMAHYGAASMNFRERHGFGAPDPGTFQRFQSAAVSSFASRFTRLLKGIAPRASVFYNSGLDVFIDGTGGRSRTQYCSHVEIESLPSGFWGYHHFPRLARSAGRWGKPWLGQTGRFQRMWGDFGGIKSQAALEYECFRSQAHGGANSVGDQLPPRGTLDSAAYRLIGEVYRQCASAESFYAGSIPIPHVGILTANHPDSNLVETGKSDEGAILMCEESHYDAALLDDQSDLDPYALIILPDSTVITTALEKKLRKYYAAGGKLILSHRSGFKPDGRPALTFLPVRPQQETPAWPTYWRTKKSFWPEMAASDRVIYSRGTNLACGRGVRVLVDRVPPYFHRTDLTFSSHFQAPPVKNPSPYPAVVSGQRFVWFADPIFREYREFGNGAARDVWRRVMRQMIGPAPVGDGLPTTMLVIPRRQRRDLILTLLHYIPTRKCLAIDIIEEASSFSGEILRVPPGITRIIDEGNGGKELDKIPGGGFILPSCKGRLLLRAPGFFPARNHNRSFA, encoded by the coding sequence ATGCGAATTGATTGCAGGAGCAGACAGGTACATCTCGATTTTCACACGTCACCGCTTATCGGGCAAATCGGTTCGGAGTTCGACGCTGCTGAATTCGTGGAGACCTTCCGCCGTGCGCACGTCAACAGCGTGACCATTTTTGCCCGTTGCCACCATGGATTTTGCTACTATCCATCCCAGGTGGCCCCGATTCATCCGGGCTTGAGGGGCCGAGATCTGCTCGGTGAAATGATCGAGGCGCTGCATAAGGCAGACATCCGCTGCCCTGTATACACCACGGTGGGTTGGGACGAGGAATCGGCCAGGCTATTTCCCGCATGGAGGATGCTGCAGGCTGATGGGATCTTCGCACGGTGCGCCAATCCAGACCCTCAGCTACCCACCCAACCCGGGGGCTGGCATTTTCTCGATTGGTTGCATCCCGACTATCAGGATTACCTGGAGGCACACACCCGTGAGCTTTGCCATTTGTACGACATCGATGGTCTGTTCTATGACATCGTGATGTTTTCACCGATGGCGCACTATGGCGCTGCCAGTATGAATTTCCGGGAAAGGCACGGATTTGGTGCTCCGGATCCAGGCACATTCCAACGCTTCCAGTCTGCAGCCGTGTCCTCTTTTGCATCGCGCTTCACCCGCTTGCTCAAGGGCATAGCCCCGCGTGCCTCGGTATTCTACAACTCGGGACTCGATGTCTTCATCGACGGCACCGGCGGCCGGTCCCGAACCCAATACTGCAGCCATGTCGAAATCGAATCTCTTCCCTCCGGCTTTTGGGGGTACCACCACTTTCCCCGCCTCGCCCGGAGCGCGGGCCGGTGGGGCAAGCCATGGCTGGGTCAGACCGGACGATTCCAAAGAATGTGGGGCGACTTTGGAGGCATCAAATCTCAGGCCGCACTGGAATACGAATGCTTCCGCTCCCAAGCCCACGGCGGCGCCAATTCGGTCGGCGACCAACTTCCGCCCCGCGGCACACTGGATTCGGCAGCTTACCGTTTGATCGGTGAAGTTTACCGCCAGTGCGCCTCAGCCGAATCCTTTTACGCCGGGTCCATCCCCATTCCCCATGTCGGAATCCTCACCGCCAACCATCCGGACAGCAACCTGGTGGAAACCGGCAAATCGGACGAGGGAGCCATCCTGATGTGCGAGGAGAGCCACTATGATGCGGCCTTGTTGGATGATCAGTCCGATCTGGACCCTTATGCCCTGATCATCCTGCCGGATTCCACAGTAATCACCACGGCACTGGAAAAAAAACTCCGGAAGTATTATGCGGCCGGCGGAAAGCTCATCCTTTCCCACAGGTCCGGCTTCAAGCCAGACGGCCGGCCCGCACTGACTTTTCTCCCTGTTCGCCCGCAACAGGAGACTCCAGCCTGGCCAACATACTGGCGCACGAAAAAATCCTTTTGGCCGGAGATGGCAGCGAGCGACCGGGTGATCTACAGCCGCGGGACGAATCTGGCCTGTGGGCGTGGTGTCCGGGTTTTGGTCGACCGCGTTCCGCCCTATTTCCACCGGACCGATTTGACTTTTTCCTCCCATTTCCAGGCCCCGCCGGTGAAAAACCCCAGCCCGTATCCTGCCGTGGTATCGGGGCAGCGATTCGTCTGGTTTGCCGACCCCATCTTTCGTGAGTATCGGGAATTCGGCAATGGCGCCGCCAGGGATGTTTGGCGGCGTGTCATGCGGCAAATGATCGGTCCTGCACCTGTGGGCGACGGCTTGCCCACCACGATGCTCGTGATTCCCCGCCGACAGCGGAGAGACCTGATCCTGACATTGCTGCATTACATTCCGACACGCAAATGCCTTGCCATCGATATCATCGAAGAAGCCTCGTCGTTTTCCGGGGAAATACTACGAGTGCCACCTGGAATTACTCGAATTATTGACGAAGGAAACGGGGGCAAGGAATTGGATAAAATCCCGGGAGGTGGATTTATCCTGCCTTCCTGTAAAGGCCGCCTCTTGCTTCGGGCTCCGGGCTTTTTCCCAGCCCGCAATCATAACAGGTCATTCGCGTGA
- a CDS encoding glycosyl hydrolase, translated as MIRVTNESLSAPLRRPWKKGIAVGRAYDLLRADLLDHLRWLQKEIGFYSCRFHAVFHDDMAVVKRRSDGSIVYQWHHLDKVYDALLDMGLKPFVELNPMPAALASGSQTMFQYKMNVTPPRLWSEWHDLVQAFGLHCVERYGLEEVRDWHFEVWNEPNLAGFWSGTKQDYFRLYSHAAHALKSVDSYLRVGGPATSKAHWLNDFLEYCDKEAVPLDFLSTHLYPQDEFVEYANRESSPHAPGAFFGDIVRSVKRQMLDGKKTDLPIHWTEWNTQLATSSKDVTWLDNRYVDSLHGASFVARQMTELDNEADNFTYWVASDLFEESPQPNTPFSGTYGLLTVHGLPKATGNAFRFLECLRGPRLEFSPGRQLPEHCGGVATLEGRSIRVLLWNDIPPGMEATEWDDALQLVLSPPISADSWLLTSRQIKAGSGSCCETWETMGRPVNLTEQQMAVLAAQSEPASRVEILSPDEKGVLQTAFRLLANEVLLMEFSPSGPSAQPKGNLLASDENEFLEQAMGDQSRE; from the coding sequence ATGATCCGAGTGACTAATGAATCACTTTCCGCGCCGTTGCGTCGACCTTGGAAGAAAGGCATAGCCGTGGGGCGTGCCTATGATCTGTTGCGGGCCGATCTCCTTGACCACCTCCGGTGGCTACAAAAAGAGATAGGATTCTACTCCTGCCGGTTTCACGCAGTCTTCCACGACGATATGGCTGTCGTAAAACGGCGTTCGGATGGGTCGATCGTTTATCAGTGGCACCATTTGGACAAGGTATACGACGCTCTTCTGGACATGGGGCTGAAGCCGTTTGTGGAGCTTAATCCGATGCCTGCCGCCCTTGCATCTGGTTCACAAACGATGTTTCAGTACAAAATGAACGTTACTCCGCCACGACTTTGGTCGGAATGGCACGACTTGGTGCAAGCGTTCGGCCTTCACTGTGTGGAACGATACGGATTGGAAGAAGTAAGGGACTGGCATTTCGAAGTCTGGAATGAACCAAATCTCGCGGGCTTCTGGAGTGGAACGAAACAGGACTACTTCCGGCTCTATTCCCACGCCGCCCATGCGCTCAAAAGTGTTGATTCTTATTTGCGCGTGGGCGGCCCGGCAACTTCCAAAGCGCATTGGTTGAATGATTTTCTTGAATACTGCGATAAAGAAGCCGTGCCGCTGGATTTTCTCTCCACCCATTTGTATCCCCAGGACGAATTCGTCGAGTATGCGAACCGTGAGTCCAGCCCGCATGCCCCGGGAGCATTTTTCGGGGATATCGTACGATCTGTGAAACGGCAGATGCTTGATGGCAAGAAGACCGATTTGCCAATCCACTGGACGGAGTGGAATACCCAGTTGGCCACGAGTTCAAAGGATGTGACATGGCTCGACAACCGCTACGTCGATAGTTTGCATGGAGCCTCCTTTGTGGCGAGGCAGATGACCGAGCTGGATAATGAGGCGGATAACTTCACCTACTGGGTGGCGAGCGATCTGTTTGAGGAGTCCCCCCAGCCGAATACCCCCTTTAGCGGAACCTACGGACTTCTCACCGTCCATGGACTGCCTAAAGCGACTGGAAATGCTTTCAGATTCTTGGAATGTCTCCGTGGTCCGAGACTTGAATTTTCTCCGGGACGACAACTGCCCGAACACTGCGGAGGTGTCGCAACATTGGAGGGGCGATCCATACGGGTCCTATTGTGGAACGACATTCCACCAGGAATGGAAGCGACAGAATGGGACGACGCGCTACAGCTGGTGTTGTCCCCACCCATAAGTGCAGATTCATGGTTGCTGACTTCCAGGCAGATCAAGGCCGGGTCAGGGAGTTGCTGTGAAACTTGGGAAACTATGGGCCGCCCCGTGAATCTTACCGAGCAACAAATGGCGGTCCTGGCTGCGCAATCAGAGCCCGCTTCGCGGGTGGAAATTTTGTCACCTGATGAGAAGGGCGTCCTCCAGACCGCTTTTCGCCTTTTGGCCAACGAAGTCTTGTTGATGGAATTCAGTCCAAGCGGTCCTTCTGCCCAGCCCAAGGGAAATCTGCTTGCTTCCGACGAGAATGAATTCTTGGAGCAGGCGATGGGGGATCAATCACGCGAATGA
- a CDS encoding glycosyl hydrolase family 28-related protein, whose protein sequence is MIKWLILLPVLWLHVSGGAAAADQTSALWGVSGELWSPASRLPDFSLAGYACGREPIPDYPVLTSVKEHGAKGDGSSDDTAAFQRALHAVGERGAVWVPEGRYVITDVVEIHRSRVVLRGEGPDKSVLVMPKPLSEIRPRANVDAVKAAYSFTGGFVTMQGTDKGQRLSEVVAPSKRGDSLLYLASTDTLKVGDWIRLVMQDPPDHSLLRHLHGNLLEPGTDTPNLKTPVDWAAQVKAVDGQKITLDRPLRVDVRLEWKPEVLALAPTLRGSGLENIGFEFPGVPKRPHLQEEGYNAVHIKGAVDCWIRNVTVTDADNGVIMGGSRFCTVDGFTTRALKRTGLTGHHALWATSRTQDALFHGFRFETTYVHDLTVEGYANGNVFTKGSGVAINCDHHRNAPYENLFTDFDAGDPRRLFESSGRLDRGPHSGARTTFWAIRGQGNFPKIPPTQDWPLINVVGFGNFTPAQDPDGPWVEPGDTEFKPVNLWESQAAYRRSLK, encoded by the coding sequence ATGATTAAGTGGCTGATCCTTCTCCCAGTTCTTTGGCTCCACGTTTCGGGAGGCGCTGCCGCAGCGGACCAGACGTCGGCCTTGTGGGGTGTTTCCGGCGAGTTGTGGAGCCCAGCCTCCCGCCTTCCTGATTTTAGCCTGGCCGGTTACGCCTGTGGGCGGGAGCCGATTCCCGATTATCCCGTGCTCACCAGCGTCAAGGAACATGGGGCAAAAGGCGATGGCAGCTCGGACGACACGGCGGCGTTCCAGCGCGCACTCCATGCCGTCGGGGAGCGCGGTGCGGTTTGGGTACCCGAGGGCCGGTATGTCATCACCGATGTGGTGGAAATCCATCGCAGCCGGGTTGTGCTTCGCGGGGAAGGACCGGACAAGTCGGTCTTGGTTATGCCCAAACCCCTTTCTGAAATTCGCCCGCGGGCCAATGTCGATGCCGTGAAAGCGGCGTACTCGTTCACGGGAGGTTTTGTCACCATGCAAGGGACCGACAAGGGCCAGCGCTTGAGCGAAGTGGTGGCTCCATCGAAACGCGGCGATTCCCTGTTGTATCTCGCCTCAACGGACACCCTCAAGGTCGGAGATTGGATTCGGTTGGTCATGCAGGATCCGCCGGATCATTCACTCCTCCGTCATCTTCACGGGAATCTCCTGGAACCCGGCACTGACACACCCAACCTCAAGACTCCAGTCGATTGGGCGGCGCAGGTGAAAGCCGTGGACGGCCAAAAAATCACCCTAGACCGTCCTTTGCGGGTGGACGTGCGGCTGGAGTGGAAACCCGAGGTTTTGGCGTTGGCCCCGACGCTTCGAGGCAGCGGACTGGAGAACATCGGTTTTGAGTTTCCGGGTGTGCCCAAAAGACCCCATCTGCAAGAGGAAGGTTATAACGCAGTGCACATCAAAGGTGCAGTTGATTGCTGGATCCGGAATGTCACCGTCACCGATGCGGACAATGGCGTCATCATGGGAGGAAGCCGTTTTTGCACCGTGGATGGTTTCACCACGCGTGCGCTGAAACGAACGGGCCTCACCGGTCATCATGCCTTGTGGGCCACGAGCAGAACCCAGGATGCGCTTTTCCACGGATTCCGATTTGAAACCACCTATGTGCATGACCTGACCGTGGAAGGTTATGCCAACGGCAACGTTTTCACCAAGGGTTCGGGTGTCGCGATCAATTGCGATCATCACCGCAATGCCCCTTACGAGAATTTGTTCACCGATTTCGATGCGGGCGATCCCCGGAGATTGTTCGAGAGCAGCGGGCGACTGGATCGCGGGCCACACAGCGGGGCGCGCACGACGTTTTGGGCCATTCGCGGCCAGGGAAACTTTCCCAAAATCCCTCCGACCCAAGACTGGCCGCTGATCAACGTGGTGGGATTCGGGAATTTCACGCCCGCGCAAGATCCGGATGGCCCGTGGGTCGAACCGGGCGACACGGAATTCAAACCAGTCAACTTATGGGAGTCCCAGGCGGCATATAGAAGATCACTTAAGTAG
- a CDS encoding LacI family DNA-binding transcriptional regulator encodes MTDLASAAGVSKNTISLALRNDPQISADTRARIRTLARKMGYQTHPVVAHLMTQLRLSRTGRFRACLALVNANRDPKAFRRHPTVPSYVEGCRRRAKEAGYELDEFWLHDPEVSTSRLVQILHTRGISGVLLVGLMSENRLPEERALLWNSFLCIVTGVRTRQPALSFACADHHDLAFRAVRECLALGYRRPGLVLDGVIDELVDRRFSSGFTAGQAALPRSARTRPFFDVSAADRDRSRFNRWLGQERPDVILTLYNRIRDWVEEAGLRVPEDLGLVQLEWRKKEPEWAGMDQHNDVVGEAAVDMLIGLLQRSDNAVPEFPRATLIGSTWRTGSTLKS; translated from the coding sequence ATGACCGATCTGGCCTCTGCGGCCGGGGTGAGCAAAAACACCATCTCGCTGGCCCTGCGCAACGACCCGCAGATTTCTGCCGACACCCGGGCACGCATCCGGACCTTGGCGCGGAAAATGGGGTACCAGACCCATCCGGTGGTGGCCCATCTCATGACGCAGTTGCGGCTGTCCCGCACCGGGCGGTTCCGCGCTTGTCTGGCCCTGGTCAACGCCAACCGCGACCCCAAAGCCTTCCGCCGCCATCCCACCGTGCCGAGTTACGTCGAGGGATGCCGTCGGCGGGCGAAGGAGGCCGGTTACGAGTTGGACGAATTCTGGCTGCACGATCCGGAAGTATCGACCAGTCGTCTGGTGCAGATCCTGCACACGCGCGGGATCAGCGGCGTTTTGCTGGTGGGACTGATGAGTGAGAACCGGTTGCCGGAGGAACGGGCTCTACTATGGAATTCCTTTCTCTGCATCGTCACCGGGGTGCGGACCCGCCAACCGGCCCTTTCCTTTGCCTGTGCCGACCACCACGACCTGGCCTTCCGTGCCGTGCGCGAATGCCTGGCCCTGGGCTACCGGAGGCCGGGGCTGGTGTTGGACGGGGTGATTGATGAGTTGGTCGACCGCCGGTTCTCATCCGGATTTACTGCCGGCCAGGCAGCGTTGCCGAGGTCGGCGCGGACCCGGCCTTTTTTTGACGTGAGCGCGGCCGACCGCGACCGGAGCCGTTTCAACCGCTGGCTGGGGCAGGAACGTCCGGATGTGATCCTGACGTTGTACAACCGCATCCGCGACTGGGTGGAGGAGGCGGGTCTGCGGGTGCCGGAGGACCTGGGCTTGGTGCAGTTGGAGTGGCGCAAAAAAGAACCCGAATGGGCGGGCATGGACCAGCACAACGACGTCGTGGGTGAGGCTGCCGTGGACATGTTGATCGGATTGTTGCAACGGTCCGACAACGCCGTGCCCGAGTTTCCCAGGGCCACTTTGATCGGCAGCACCTGGCGGACGGGATCAACTCTCAAATCGTAA
- a CDS encoding ribulokinase yields the protein MKATLGIDFGTNSVRALLVDSATGKELGTASAPYPSGQEGVLLDPANHLLARQHPADYFSSMTTAVQKALALAGLAPGAVMALGVDSTGSSPIPVDASNRALADLPAWKNNLDAQCWLWKDHTAFSEAARITELASQHRPQFLAKCGGTYSSEWFWAKIWHCLNVAPEVFDAAHSWVELCDYVPAVLAGVDKPEDIQRGVCAAGHKAIYSESWGGLPDEAFLTLLDPKLATLRRRLYSKAHDASVQAGRLSPEWARRFGLTPGIPIAIGEMDVHYGAIGCGVAEGTMVKVVGTSTCDCLVVSAERKVADIPGICGIVPGAILPGFVGIEAGQSAVGDIFKWWVEGVCQGDAGLHQKLTAEAASLRPGQSGLLALDWNNGNRTILVDQLLTGLLVGQTLYTTRAEIYRALIEATAFGARMIIERIREYGVPIERIVCAGGIAEKNPLLMQIYADVTGCEMRVTSSSQACALGAAVAAAVVAGLHPDFASAQAAMTSLSDKSYKPVPASQATYERLFQLYRQVHDAFGGVQARADLSRVMKDLLQLKQESQP from the coding sequence ATGAAAGCGACCCTGGGAATTGATTTTGGCACGAACTCGGTGCGGGCCCTGCTGGTCGACAGCGCCACGGGAAAGGAACTGGGAACGGCTTCGGCCCCCTACCCCTCCGGCCAGGAAGGCGTGCTGCTCGACCCCGCCAACCACCTGCTGGCCCGGCAACATCCCGCCGATTACTTCTCCAGCATGACCACGGCAGTCCAAAAGGCCCTCGCCCTGGCGGGCTTGGCCCCGGGCGCTGTCATGGCCTTGGGCGTCGATAGTACCGGATCGAGTCCGATTCCGGTCGATGCCTCCAACCGGGCCCTGGCCGATTTGCCCGCGTGGAAAAACAATCTCGATGCCCAATGCTGGCTCTGGAAGGACCACACCGCGTTCTCGGAAGCTGCGCGGATCACCGAGCTGGCTTCACAACACCGCCCCCAGTTCCTGGCCAAGTGCGGCGGGACCTATTCCTCCGAATGGTTCTGGGCCAAAATCTGGCACTGTCTGAATGTGGCCCCGGAGGTCTTCGACGCGGCCCACAGTTGGGTGGAATTGTGCGATTACGTTCCGGCGGTCCTGGCCGGGGTCGACAAACCGGAGGACATCCAGCGCGGCGTCTGCGCCGCCGGGCACAAGGCGATCTACTCCGAAAGCTGGGGCGGTCTGCCCGACGAAGCCTTCCTCACCCTCCTCGATCCCAAACTGGCCACGCTGCGCCGCCGCTTGTATTCCAAGGCCCATGATGCTTCCGTGCAAGCTGGCCGCCTCAGCCCGGAATGGGCCCGACGCTTCGGCCTCACCCCCGGCATCCCCATCGCCATTGGGGAAATGGACGTGCACTACGGCGCCATCGGTTGCGGTGTGGCCGAGGGCACCATGGTCAAGGTGGTCGGCACCTCGACCTGCGACTGTCTGGTCGTCAGCGCCGAACGCAAGGTGGCCGACATCCCTGGCATCTGCGGCATCGTCCCCGGGGCCATTCTCCCGGGTTTTGTCGGCATCGAAGCCGGCCAGTCCGCCGTCGGCGACATCTTCAAGTGGTGGGTGGAAGGAGTCTGCCAGGGCGACGCCGGTCTCCACCAAAAGCTGACCGCGGAAGCCGCCTCCCTCCGCCCGGGACAATCCGGCTTGCTGGCACTGGATTGGAACAACGGCAACCGCACCATCCTCGTCGACCAACTCCTCACCGGCCTCCTGGTCGGCCAGACCCTCTACACCACCCGCGCGGAAATCTACCGGGCCCTGATCGAAGCCACCGCCTTCGGCGCCCGCATGATCATCGAACGCATCCGGGAATACGGCGTTCCCATCGAGCGCATCGTCTGCGCCGGGGGCATCGCGGAAAAGAACCCCTTGCTCATGCAGATCTACGCCGACGTCACCGGCTGCGAGATGCGGGTCACCTCGTCTTCACAGGCCTGCGCCCTGGGAGCGGCCGTCGCCGCTGCGGTCGTGGCCGGATTGCACCCCGACTTCGCCTCCGCCCAGGCCGCCATGACTTCGCTGAGCGATAAAAGCTACAAGCCGGTTCCCGCGTCCCAAGCCACCTACGAACGCCTCTTCCAGCTTTACCGCCAGGTCCATGACGCTTTCGGCGGGGTGCAAGCCCGGGCCGATCTCTCCCGCGTGATGAAAGACCTTCTCCAACTCAAACAAGAATCCCAACCATGA
- the araA gene encoding L-arabinose isomerase — translation MIQLPQAELWFVTGSQHLYGPATLKQVAENSGRIVDDLNRSKKIPLPIRFKPVMKAPEEIRALVAEANAEARCAGLILWMHTFSPAKMWIGGLTSLRKPFLHWHTQFNRDLPWAAIDMDFMNLNQAAHGDREAAHLHSRLRLARKVVVGHRSDQTTLDEIGGWTRAALAWHDAQGAKFARFGDNMRQVSVTDGDKVSAEARFGFSVNGYGVGDLVARVNNATEKAVTALCQAYENDYTVAPALKKNGARHRSLRDAARIELGLRDFLTEGGFKGFTTTFEDLHGLRQLPGLAVQRLMADGYGFGAEGDWKTAALLRAVKVMGHGLKGGTSFMEDYTYHLDPKNPLVLGSHMLEVCPTIADGKPSLQIHPLGIGGKEDPTRLVFNSPAGAATNSSLVDLGNRFRLVINEVDVVRPSKPIPKLPVARALWKCRPDFKTACTAWLLAGGAHHTALSYSVGTEVLLDFATLAGIEALVIDADTTVRHFQREIELGEVYHHLARGIGAA, via the coding sequence ATGATCCAACTCCCCCAGGCCGAACTCTGGTTCGTCACCGGCAGCCAACACCTCTACGGTCCCGCCACCCTCAAACAGGTGGCAGAAAACAGCGGGCGCATCGTCGACGACCTCAACCGCTCGAAAAAAATTCCCCTCCCCATCCGCTTCAAGCCGGTCATGAAAGCCCCGGAGGAAATCCGCGCCCTCGTCGCCGAAGCCAACGCCGAAGCCCGTTGCGCCGGACTGATCCTCTGGATGCACACCTTCTCCCCAGCCAAGATGTGGATCGGCGGGCTGACTTCCCTGCGCAAGCCCTTCCTCCACTGGCACACCCAGTTCAACCGCGATCTTCCCTGGGCAGCCATCGACATGGACTTCATGAACCTGAACCAGGCTGCCCACGGCGACCGCGAGGCGGCCCACCTCCACTCCCGCCTGCGTCTGGCCCGCAAGGTCGTGGTCGGTCACCGCAGCGACCAGACCACCCTCGATGAAATCGGCGGCTGGACCCGTGCCGCCCTCGCCTGGCACGACGCCCAGGGGGCGAAGTTCGCCCGTTTTGGCGACAACATGCGCCAGGTCTCCGTCACCGATGGCGACAAGGTTTCGGCCGAGGCCCGTTTCGGCTTCTCCGTCAACGGCTATGGGGTGGGCGATCTGGTGGCCCGCGTCAACAACGCCACGGAAAAAGCCGTGACCGCACTCTGCCAAGCCTACGAGAACGACTACACCGTGGCCCCCGCCCTGAAGAAAAACGGGGCCCGCCACCGCTCCCTGCGCGACGCCGCCCGCATCGAATTGGGATTGCGGGACTTCCTCACCGAAGGGGGCTTCAAGGGATTCACCACCACCTTCGAGGACCTGCACGGGCTGCGCCAGCTTCCCGGACTGGCCGTCCAACGGCTGATGGCCGACGGTTACGGCTTCGGGGCGGAAGGCGACTGGAAAACCGCCGCCCTGCTCCGCGCGGTCAAGGTCATGGGGCACGGCCTGAAGGGGGGCACCTCCTTCATGGAGGACTACACCTATCACCTCGATCCTAAGAATCCCCTCGTCCTCGGATCGCACATGCTGGAAGTCTGCCCGACCATCGCCGACGGCAAACCCAGCCTGCAGATCCACCCCTTGGGCATCGGCGGCAAGGAAGATCCCACGCGGTTGGTCTTCAACAGCCCGGCGGGTGCGGCCACCAATTCCTCCCTGGTCGACCTGGGCAACCGCTTCCGTCTGGTGATCAATGAAGTCGATGTGGTGCGTCCGTCGAAGCCCATTCCGAAACTGCCGGTGGCACGCGCGCTGTGGAAGTGCCGTCCGGATTTCAAAACCGCCTGCACCGCCTGGCTTCTGGCCGGAGGGGCCCACCACACCGCCCTGAGTTATTCCGTGGGCACGGAAGTGCTGCTGGATTTCGCCACCCTGGCCGGGATCGAAGCGCTGGTCATCGATGCCGATACCACGGTGCGTCATTTCCAGCGTGAAATCGAACTGGGAGAGGTCTACCATCACCTCGCCCGGGGCATCGGGGCCGCATGA
- the araD gene encoding L-ribulose-5-phosphate 4-epimerase AraD has translation MNHSSLREECCEANILLKRTGLVDLTFGNVSVVDRATGVMAIKPSGVPYDQITPASMVLMDLEGTVMEGKLNPSSDAPTHRRMLKAFPEVIRSVVHTHSRAAVAFAQAGLAIPCFGTTHADHFHGPVPVTRAMTEEEILQAYEWETGGVILESFRDLSPVDVPAVLVRGHGPFVWGTGGLKAVEYAQALELVAVMALDTLRLSPQCPPLDPTLLDKHFFRKHGPTATYGNSI, from the coding sequence ATGAACCACTCCTCCCTCCGCGAAGAATGCTGTGAAGCCAACATCCTGCTGAAACGCACCGGATTGGTCGACCTGACCTTTGGCAACGTCAGCGTGGTCGACCGCGCTACCGGGGTCATGGCGATCAAACCGAGCGGAGTGCCCTACGACCAGATCACTCCCGCAAGCATGGTCCTGATGGATCTCGAAGGAACCGTTATGGAGGGCAAGCTGAATCCCTCCTCCGACGCCCCCACCCACCGGCGAATGCTCAAGGCTTTTCCCGAAGTCATCCGCTCAGTCGTCCACACCCACTCCCGTGCGGCGGTGGCCTTTGCCCAGGCCGGCCTCGCCATCCCCTGCTTCGGCACCACCCACGCCGACCACTTTCACGGACCGGTTCCGGTCACACGGGCCATGACGGAGGAGGAAATCCTCCAAGCCTACGAATGGGAAACCGGCGGCGTCATTCTGGAGAGCTTCCGCGACCTTTCCCCGGTCGATGTCCCGGCCGTGTTGGTGCGCGGGCATGGTCCCTTTGTGTGGGGCACGGGAGGGTTGAAAGCGGTGGAATACGCCCAGGCCCTCGAATTGGTGGCGGTCATGGCCCTGGACACGTTGCGACTATCCCCGCAATGCCCACCTCTAGACCCCACCCTGCTGGACAAACATTTTTTCCGCAAACACGGTCCCACCGCAACGTACGGCAACTCGATTTAG